ATTTGGTTTCTAATAATAGTAGGTTATTTTGTTGGAACATCAGGGGCATCTGTTTACTGATAGCTGTTTTAATAAACCgtagtgttatatatatattatatattatatatagtagtAGTGTTAAACCCCTTACGCAAGTAACGATGCAACATCTTATGTCAATGACAGAATCTGATAAGTTGGAAGAGTATACTGTAGAAGATAcatacttcactttttttttttttttgaggtggagtctcgctctgtcgcccaggttgtagtgcagtggtgcgatctcggctcactgcaaccaccgcctcctgcgttcatgcagttctcttgcctcagcctcctgagtagctgggattacagccgcccaccaccacgcccgcccaatttttgtatttttagtagagacagggtttcatcatgttggccacgctggtcttgaactcctaacctcaggttatccacccaccttggcctcccaaagtgctgggattacaggcgtgagccaccacgcccgacccatACTTCACTATTGaaacaaactttttttgttatagaagaaaaaaattgtgcaGTTAACAGTGTCAGAGacagtgaaaatacaaaacaagaacTGCTTACAAGACAGGAGCACTCAGCTGACCAATCCGCTGCAGGAGCCAGGGGAAGTGACTTATgcctctcccttctttccctcctgtcCCCGCCCCTTGTCCCCGCCCCTTGTCTCCTGCAAAGAAGCGGGTACTTCTGTGTACTCCTGCAAAGCGGGTACTTCTTTTCCTCCTGTCCCCGCCCCTTGTCTCCTGTAAAGAAGCGGATACTGTGTCCTGTGGAGGTCCCCTTTGGCGGCCAGCTGGAAGCCCGTGCACCCGTCTTCAAATAATGGCTTTCAATGAGCAGACTAGAACGTTTAGGATTACAAAGGAAACCCATTCCTTTCAAACCTGGTTATCTTTGCGGTGTGGCACCGTGTGCATATCTTGGTTAAAACGCATTaaaggccactgcactccaccctggagaCTAGAGgtgactgtgtctcaaaaaaaacaaaaacagtcttcCCTCCTCCCAAAAGCATTAGACGTCAAGGCTGGCGGGAATGTCTGTTCTCTTGAAAGTTCAATATCATTATTCAATAGTTTAAATTCACTGTAGTTTCAACCTATTGGTATGGAAAGTGTTTTGAATTGTACTGTTTTTTTTCTATCCTCTTTCTGAAATGCATGCTAATTGCGTTTGGACCTTGGACATTTACCTTCCTGAacttttctctcctgtttttacaTTCTTATTTTGGTTTCTGGGAAATATTCTTGACATTATCTTCAACTTAATTTTTGTTCTTGCTTCTactattttagtttaatttccaagtattttgaTATTGAACTTTCAAGAGAACAGACATCCCTGCCAGCCTTGACGTCTAATGCTTAGGGgggagtgtttttgtttttttgagacacagtcaccgcttgtcgcccagggtggagtgcagtggcctttGATGCCTTTTAACGAAGATATGCACACAGTGCCACATCACACAGATAACCAGGTTTGAAAGGAATTCGTTTCCTTTGTAATCCTAAACGTTCTAGTCTGCTCACTGAAAGCTATTATTTGAAGAAGGGTGCACAGGCTTCCAGCTGGCCGCCAAAGGGGACCTCCACAGGACACAGATTAAGTACCCGCTTCTTTGCGGGAGACGAGGGGCggggacaggagagaaagaaggaagaaacataAGTCACCTCCCCCGGCTTCGGCAGCGGGTTGGTCCGCTGAGTGGCGGAGGATGAAGCGGAAGAGCAGACGGGGACAGGAAGGCGCTGTCGGTGACATCACGGAGAGGGCGATTTCTATGTAGATGAGGCAGCGCAGGGGCTGCTGCTTCCACACCTGCTGCTTCGCCACGAAGGAGTTCCCGTGCTGTGGGAGCGGGTTCAGGACCGCTGGTCGAACCTGAGAGTCCTAGTTGTCTGTCAAGGCTAGAAGGACTCGGGAGTGCGCGGGGCAAGTGACCGTGCTTGTAAAGGGGGAGACTATGAGGCTGTAGCGGGGAGGAGGTGTCAGAACTCATACTTACCTGGCAGGGGAGACACCATGATCACGAAGGTGGTTTTCCCAGGGCGAGGCTTATCCATTGCACTCCGGATGTGCTGACCCCTGCGATTTCCCCAAATGTGGGAAACTCGATTGCATAATTTGTGGTAGTGGGGGACTGCGTTCGCGCTTTCCCCTGGGTTGTTGTTTTAAGAGtaggcttttgtgtgtgtgtgtgagccaaagatttatttattcatttcttgcaTTTGAAGTACTCTTCGATAACATCCTTAACCTGAGACTCCTTTCCATAGTTCTTAACTACTACACAACTGCAACCGACCACTTTATGGGATTTTCCCCCTCTGTTAATTTTACAGAGGCCTACCCATTCTCCTAGTTTTTTGTTGTCATCAACCTTAATTAGGTTGATTTGGTGTTCAGCACAAAGGGTCTCCACCAACTTGACATACATAGGCTCATCACAGTTGGATGCAAGCACACAAAGATGGGTTTGGCGCTTGTCTAAGGCTTTGGCAGCTTCGCGAATTCCACGTGCTAGGCCATCGTGGATGAGGGCGGTCTTcagcacctcttttttttttttttttttttcctgagacggagtctcgctctgtcacccaggctggagtgcagtggccggacctcagctcactgcaagctccgcctcccaggttcacaccattctcctgcctcagcctcccgagtagctgggactacaggcgccgccacttcgcccggctagttttttgtattttttagtagagtcggggtttcaccgtgttagccaggatggtctcgatctcctgacctcgtgatccgcccgtctcggcctcccaaagtgctgggattacaggcttgagccaccgcgcccggcccagcacCTCTTGTAAAGCAGTATTAACGTCCATTACACCTCCAGCAGCAATGCCTTCCTCGGCCATGGCGGTGGGTTACGGGTGAAGCGACCTTGAACGCACGGAAGCCTCCGCCTCCGCGCGACTCCGCGGCGGCAGGGAAAGAGCaagagtagatttttttttgctatggTAACGCGTGTTAGACGTTAGTATAAACTACCAAACGAGTTTTCATTCCCGTTTGTAACACAGGAACTAAGGATGTTACCCGATAGTCTttctcacgcttgtaatcccaacagtttgttAGCGGGGGCGAATATGGTGAAGGCGTCTGAACTAATCTGTAGAAGTAAAGAGccaattacaaatatttattaacagcatgcAGTCCACGGGAATGCGTGGTGGGACccggcttactgaaacctctgcctcctgcgctcaagctattctcctgcctcagagaatactcagtctcccgagtaacagagattacaggcgcaggccaccaaaAAGTTaggcctggcttattttttgaatttttagtagagacagggttttaccatattggtcaggctggtcttgaaccctgacctcaagttatcctcctgcctgggcctcccaaatgttgggattacaggcctgagtcaccgcgcccggcctgtttgcaGGCTTTACAGACACATTTTGTTTACAAGCTTTACAGGCACAGTTCAATTGCAGTtagtgttcttttgttttttgtttttgttttagtttttccaaATGTGGCCCAAGGAAGCCAAAATTTAGACAACCCTGCTTTAGAGAGTTTGATTCACGGTTCCACTGGGTTATGCTTATTGCCTATAATTCCATttgatattttccaaatttgattttttaaaaactgttttcctgAAGCACCCTAAAGCTTTCCTAATAATATGGGAACTTAAGCCAGATTGGATGTTACAAAACCCAACTGGAATCCTGCAACTTCTAATCTTAATGTTAGATCACGAAGCAAAACACCCACCAGTCCAAGAGTCAGGGAAGCTGAAGATCATGCCTGAGCTGTAACAACGCCCTTCCCAGTATACAAAAGCGTATAACAGCCAGTTGAATTCTATCTTCCAAATGtctcctgtggcccaggctaaCCCAGAGCCATCTAAAGATGGCAAATCTGGGAAACGTGCATTAAGCTTAGCAAAACTGACACATTACAAATCCACCACAGTTCACTTCTTCTCAAGGTGGCATCAATGTacaccttcctcctcctccttttttcctcctcttcctcgtctttctcttcttcctcctcttttttcctccttgtaAAACCATACTTAAGGTTCATATAAAGACAATAGGAAAATCATActtattcagtgaaaatattccAACCCTTTCCCCAACAGGGTAAAGTCTTTCATTTGCCTTTGAATGATGTTCACTCCTTTTTTAGCTAGATCACATTCCATATTTGCTATCCTGTAACCTAAATATTGAGATTTCTAAAAGTTAACTATTAATGAATACCCTACCTAGTCTGATGGAAGAGGAGAATTCTCAAGAAAAGTATTGGTTAATATGTACCCAAAtgtattcatctcaaaataaagaagaaatactcATAACTATTACaagtcctcatttctgcaactgTCGCTGGCCCTAACTGGTATTTGTAACTATCTTCACATCTTGCCCTCACAGCCATTTCCTTTGGGCGTGGGCCGGTGGACGTGAGCGTGGGAAAGACCAGAACCCGCGGTGTCCCCCACCGCACCATCCTCTGGTCTCCAGAGGTGGAATGCACCGGGCAGGGACCTTTGCTGAATTCTAAACTAGCTCTCGGAATACAAGAACAGCTGCCTTTGAGAAACAGTTCAGGTCTCCATATTCCAGACTTCCTAGTAGGGTTAAACGCTTAATGTTCACACAGGAATTCATGGTTCTCCTAAAACCCTGCTGTGGAATGCCTTCCTTCACCGAGCATTTACTGGGCGCCTACTAGGTGCTAGGCTggctctgggctctgggctgCAGCCTGTGCAAACTCCAGGTCCCTGTGTGGTGGATTCCACCTCTGAAGGCCCGAGGGCTGCGCGGTGAGGACACCACGGGTCTGGTCCTTCCCACGCTCGCGTCCACTGGCCCAGGCCAGTGACTGTGAGCGCAAGGTGTGAAGCGGGGCTAAGAATGGGAAAGGGAGTGACTTCCGCCGGAGGGGCTGCAATTGTCACCTGTGGAGGGGCCGGCGATTTTTGAGACGGTGAAGAGCAGGCGGGGGAAGCAGTGAGGAGCAGACAGTGAGGAGGAGGCGGCCGTTTGGCCGTTGGAGTCCCCCAGCTGACTCTAGCCGGGTAGAATGTCCAAACGTGCCCAAAGACTCGACTCTTGGCTTCATTGTCTCCCGCGTTCCGGGTTTCTGGAGTGCGCGGGATTGGACAGGCCACAAACATACGAGATTATCTGCAGCCAGAAGTTAAAAAGTCATTTCTGGTATCAGCAAATGAGTTTAAGACACAATCCATTAGCGTTTCTGTGGCGCAATCGGTTAGTGCATTTGGCTGTTAATCGAAAGGTTGATGGTTCTAAGCCCACCCAGGGACAGCAGCTTTTACTTAGGCAAGATTCACGCTTTCTGTTTAAAGACTTTAATCCTGGGAATCCTCCGGACCTCTACTAGCTTTGAATCAGATGCCAAAATATGCTGCGCAAAGGCTTAAGTTCCATGGAAGGTCCAAAAAACTGGAATATTTCAGCAAAAGTAATTTTTCAATAGAGCCTGAGCCTGGGGCTTCAGAGCTTACCCCATAGCCACTGCACCTATTTCATCACTTCCTGAAGCTGGGTTTTCACAATTGCACATTCCTGGACATCCAAAACTCCCAATAATTGAAAACTTTCAAGAAAACCCCAGTCTTCACTTGTGGTGAAGCCTCAATTTCTGGATTGAAATCTTGATTCGTTCACGACGTGACTTTTAAAACATTACTGAATTTTCTGTACCTCAACTTCTTCgtctataaaaaagagaaaaaaaaatgcagtgcttcccctggctgggcgtggtaactcatgcctgtaatcgcagcactttgggaggatacagcaggcagatcacctgaggttaggagtttgagactagcttggccaacatggtgaaaccccatctctactaaaaatacagaaatgagtggggtatggtgacgtgtgcctgtagtcccagctactcgggaggctgaggcaggagaatcgcttgaacccgggaggcagaggttgcagtgagccaagattgcaccactccagcctggagacagagcagactccatctcaaataataaataaataaataaataaataaataaataaataaataaataaatNNNNNNNNNNaataaataaataaataaataaataaataaataaataaataaataaataatgcttcCCTCATGGATTAATCTAACATTTGTGAATCCAAAAGTATATGAGACAGGTCTCaataaatttagaaagtttactttGCAAGGTTAAGGAGGCACCAGTGACAGCTTCAGAAGGTCCTGGTAAcatatgcccaaggtggtcgggtacagcttgcttttattcattttagggagacagaataCATTGATTAATACATGTAAGATTTACACTGCTTCAATCTGGAAGGGCGGGACAACTCAAGCGGtggggggcttccaggtcataggcagatttaaaatttttctgattagtcattggttgaaagagttattattcCAGAAGGGAATTTCTGGGTTAGATAGggaggttgtggagaccaaggttttatcatacAGATggagcctccaggtagcaggcttcagagaaaatagattgtaaatgtttcttattagacttaaggtctgtgttgatgttaatgcggGTTGTCTTTTCCTGAGTTCCAAAAGGAAGGAGGGTATACAGAGGCTTGTCCAACCTCTCCTTCCCATtgtggcctgaactagtttttcaggttaacctTGGAATGTCCTTGACCTAGAGGAGAGGTCCATTCAGATGATTGGGGGACcttagaattttacttttggtttacaCATTTGATAAGAAATACACATAAAGCATTTAAGCACCTAATACATGTTCATTAAACGTTAGCTGCTATAATTATTTTCTGTGGCATCATCATCACAACTTTCATATTTTACCTCAGCCCTTTAAACAACTGCTTATCTTTTTATGGTATAGATGAATCAGTATGTATTTAAATGGCCCTTGGTTAATGGACACAAAATTGTGTCTAATGCTTATTCTTATAAAAAATAACTCAGAGAACATCCTTATACAAATACCTTTCATCATTTGTGCAAGGATTTCTTAAAACAGACTTCTAGAAATGGACTTGCCTGGTCAGAGTATTTGtgtctttccaatttttctaatTGATGGTTAATTGACCTCTAATGAAGTTGGGCCTAGTCATATTCCCACACCCTAAGAGAATGCTCCTTCCTTGGCCACACTATCTGACATTTAATAGCAGCACAAACTCTTCACTTTTGTTTGGGGAATGTTATTGCTTGCTGGTCTCACACATAGCCCTGAANNNNNNNNNNNNNNNNNNNNNNNNNNNNNNNNNNNNNNNNNNNNNNNNNNNNNNNNNNNNNNNNNNNNNNNNNNNNNNNNNNNNNNNNNNNNNNNNNNNNNNNNNNNNNNNNNNNNNNNNNNNNNNNNNNNNNNNNNNNNNNNNNNNNNNNNNNNNNNNNNNNNNNNNNNNNNNNNNNNNNNNNNNNNNNNNNNNNNNNNNNNNNNNNNNNNNNNNNNNNNNNNNNNNNNNNNNNNNNNNNNNNNNNNNNNNNNNNNNNNNNNNNNNNNNNNNNNNNNNNNNNNNNNNNNNNNNNNNNNNNNNNNNNNNNNNNNNNNNNNNNNNNNNNNNNNNNNNNNNNNNNNNNNNNNNNNNNNNNNNNNNNNNNNNNNNNNNNNNNNNNNNNNNNNNNNNNNNNNNNNNNNNNNNNNNNNNNNNNNNNNNNNNNNNNNNNNNNNNNNNNNNNNNNNNNNNNNNNNNNNNNNNNNNNNNNNNNNNNNNNNNNNNNNNNNNNNNNNNNNNNNNNNNNNNNNNNNNNNNNNNNNNNNNNNNNNNNNNNNNNNNNNNNNNNNNNNNNNNNNNNNNNNNNNNNNNNNNNNNNNNNNNNNNNNNNNNNNNNNNNNNNNNNNNNNNNNNNNNNNNNNNNNNNNNNNNNNNNNNNNNNNNNNNNNNNNNNNNNNNNNNNNNNNNNNNNNNNNNNNNNNNNNNNNNNNNNNNNNNNNNNNNNNNNNNNNNNNNNNNNNNNNNNNNNNNNNNNNNNNNNNNNNNNNNNNNNNNNNNNNNNNNNNNNNNNNNNNNNNNNNNNNNNNNNNNNNNNNNNNNNNNNNNNNNNNNNNNNNNNNNNNNNNNNNNNNNNNNNNNNNNNNNNNNNNNNNNNNNNNNNNNNNNNNNNNNNNNNNNNNNNNNNNNNNNNNNNNNNNNNNNNNNNNNNNNNNNNNNNNNNNNNNNNNNNNNNNNNNNNNNNNNNNNNNNNNNNNNNNNNNNNNNNNNNNNNNNNNNNNNNNNNNNNNNNNNNNNNNNNNNNNNNNNNNNNNNNNNNNNNNNNNNNNNNNNNNNNNNNNNNNNNNNNNNNNNNNNNNNNNNNNNNNNNNNNNNNNNNNNNNNNNNNNNNNNNNNNNNNNNNNNNNNNNNNNNNNNNNNNNNNNNNNNNNNNNNNNNNNNNNNNNNNNNNNNNNNNNNNNNNNNNNNNNNNNNNNNNNNNNNNNNNNNNNNNNNNNNNNNNNNNNNNNNNNNNNNNNNNNNNNNNNNNNNNNNNNNNNNNNNNNNNNNNNNNNNNNNNNNNNNNNNNNNNNNNNNNNNNNNNNNNNNNNNNNNNNNNNNNNNNNNNNNNNNNNNNNNNNNNNNNNNNNNNNNNNNNNNNNNNNNNNNNNNNNNNNNNNNNNNNNNNNNNNNNNNNNNNNNNNNNNNNNNNNNNNNNNNNNNNNNNNNNNNNNNNNNNNNNNNNNNNNNNNNNNNNNNNNNNNNNNNNNNNNNNNNNNNNNNNNNNNNNNNNNNNNNNNNNNNNNNNNNNNNNNNNNNNNNNNNNNNNNNNNNNNNNNNNNNNNNNNNNNNNNNNNNNNNNNNNNNNNNNNNNNNNNNNNNNNNNNNNNNNNNNNNNNNNNNNNNNNNNNNNNNNNNNNNNNNNNNNNNNNNNNNNNNNNNNNNNNNNNNNNNNNNNNNNNNNNNNNNNNNNNNNNNNNNNNNNNNNNNNNNNNNNNNNNNNNNNNNNNNNNNNNNNNNNNNNNNNNNNNNNNNNNNNNNNNNNNNNNNNNNNNNNNNNNNNNNNNNNNNNNNNNNNNNNNNNNNNNNNNNNNNNNNNNNNNNNNNNNNNNNNNNNNNNNNNNNNNNNNNNNNNNNNNNNNNNNNNNNNNNNNNNNNNNNNNNNNNNNNNNNNNNNNNNNNNNNNNNNNNNNNNNNNNNNNNNNNNNNNNNNNNNNNNNNNNNNNNNNNNNNNNNNNNNNNNNNNNNNNNNNNNNNNNNNNNNNNNNNNNNNNNNNNNNNNNNNNNNNN
The genomic region above belongs to Piliocolobus tephrosceles isolate RC106 chromosome 1, ASM277652v3, whole genome shotgun sequence and contains:
- the LOC113219810 gene encoding 40S ribosomal protein S12-like, with product MAEEGIAAGGVMDVNTALQEVLKTALIHDGLARGIREAAKALDKRQTHLCVLASNCDEPMYVKLVETLCAEHQINLIKVDDNKKLGEWVGLCKINRGGKSHKVVGCSCVVVKNYGKESQVKDVIEEYFKCKK